One region of Parambassis ranga chromosome 21, fParRan2.1, whole genome shotgun sequence genomic DNA includes:
- the LOC114426774 gene encoding macrophage receptor MARCO-like isoform X1, producing MNMETSMDRMAEPVSYTQTNPLFDMFLSRSDLYNFQPDLKPARPKRQWCLNVIVLYLILQTGLNAFLIYKVFMLQDSLADPRSQKQKSTLISLGDDNLQTLIFNNSEESKTLKGQLGALQSQVNNLCGEDGQLDRLKAGLILLNTSNHNLEDKLKTISLKPGPPGATGPSGERGLKGDSGVSGPKGEMGLKGEPGTAGETGPRGPPGDQVPGPRGEKGEPGGPGPGGDKGDPGFPGLQGTPGVGIPGQKGDHGDVGLPGPPGVKGPSGSNGTAGPPGPPGAKGEKGESGKEMIVRLVPGKNQGRVEVKHNNVWGTICDDSFDRLDGMVICKMLGFTSIVNTFTATSGSGKIWLDELRCTGTETDIFDCPHNEIGVHNCNHDEDVGVQCI from the exons ATGAACATGGAGACATCAATGGACAGGATGGCAGAGCCGGTTTCATACACCCAGACTAACCCACTGTTTGACATGTTCCTCAGCAGGAGTGATCTCTACAACTTCCAGCCTG ATCTGAAGCCAGCAAGGCCAAAAAGACAGTGGTGTTTGAATGTAATTGTGCTTTACCTCATCTTGCAGACAGGCCTCAATGCCTTTCTCATTTATAAAG TTTTCATGTTGCAGGATTCACTGGCTGACCCCAGATCACAGAAGCAGAAATCCACTCTCATTTCTCTGGGTGATGACAACCTCCAAACTCTTATCTTCAACAACAGTGAAGAGTCCAAGACCCTCAAGGGCCAGCTGGGGGCCCTGCAGAGTCAG GTCAACAACCTGTGTGGAGAAGATGGTCAGCTGGACAGGTTGAAGGCTGGTCTGATCCTGCTCAACACAAGCAACCACAACCTGGAGGACAAATTAAAAACCATCAGCCTCAAACcag GGCCTCCAGGTGCTACTGGTCCATCAGGAGAAAGAGGACTTAAAG gTGACAGTGGGGTTTCTGGACCAAAGGGTGAAATGGGACTGAAAGGAGAACCAGGAACTGCTGGTGAAACTG GTCCCAGGGGTCCACCAGGGGATCAAGTACCAGGTCCAAGAGGTGAAAAAGGAGAACCCGGGGGCCCAG GCCCTGGTGGAGACAAAGGTGACCCTGGTTTTCCTGGTCTGCAAG GAACTCCTGGTGTTGGTATTCCTGGGCAAAAAGGAGACCATGGAGATGTTGGTCTACCCGGACCTCCAG GTGTAAAAGGACCAAGTGGTTCCAATGGAACTGCAG GTCCTCCCGGACCACCAGGTGCcaagggagagaaaggagaatCAGGGAAGGAGA TGATCGTGCGTCTTGTGCCGGGTAAAAACCAAGGACGTGTGGAGGTTAAGCATAACAATGTCTGGGGCACCATTTGtgatgacagctttgacagACTAGATGGAATGGTGATCTGTAAGATGTTGGGCTTCACATCCATTGTTAACACCTTCACTGCCACATCAG GTTCTGGTAAGATCTGGCTGGATGAGCTGAGATGCACAGGAACAGAGACGGACATCTTTGACTGCCCACATAATGAAATTGGTGTTCACAACTGTAACCATGACGAGGATGTTGGAGTTCAATGTATCTAG
- the LOC114426774 gene encoding macrophage receptor MARCO-like isoform X2 has product MNMETSMDRMAEPVSYTQTNPLFDMFLSRSDLYNFQPVFMLQDSLADPRSQKQKSTLISLGDDNLQTLIFNNSEESKTLKGQLGALQSQVNNLCGEDGQLDRLKAGLILLNTSNHNLEDKLKTISLKPGPPGATGPSGERGLKGDSGVSGPKGEMGLKGEPGTAGETGPRGPPGDQVPGPRGEKGEPGGPGPGGDKGDPGFPGLQGTPGVGIPGQKGDHGDVGLPGPPGVKGPSGSNGTAGPPGPPGAKGEKGESGKEMIVRLVPGKNQGRVEVKHNNVWGTICDDSFDRLDGMVICKMLGFTSIVNTFTATSGSGKIWLDELRCTGTETDIFDCPHNEIGVHNCNHDEDVGVQCI; this is encoded by the exons ATGAACATGGAGACATCAATGGACAGGATGGCAGAGCCGGTTTCATACACCCAGACTAACCCACTGTTTGACATGTTCCTCAGCAGGAGTGATCTCTACAACTTCCAGCCTG TTTTCATGTTGCAGGATTCACTGGCTGACCCCAGATCACAGAAGCAGAAATCCACTCTCATTTCTCTGGGTGATGACAACCTCCAAACTCTTATCTTCAACAACAGTGAAGAGTCCAAGACCCTCAAGGGCCAGCTGGGGGCCCTGCAGAGTCAG GTCAACAACCTGTGTGGAGAAGATGGTCAGCTGGACAGGTTGAAGGCTGGTCTGATCCTGCTCAACACAAGCAACCACAACCTGGAGGACAAATTAAAAACCATCAGCCTCAAACcag GGCCTCCAGGTGCTACTGGTCCATCAGGAGAAAGAGGACTTAAAG gTGACAGTGGGGTTTCTGGACCAAAGGGTGAAATGGGACTGAAAGGAGAACCAGGAACTGCTGGTGAAACTG GTCCCAGGGGTCCACCAGGGGATCAAGTACCAGGTCCAAGAGGTGAAAAAGGAGAACCCGGGGGCCCAG GCCCTGGTGGAGACAAAGGTGACCCTGGTTTTCCTGGTCTGCAAG GAACTCCTGGTGTTGGTATTCCTGGGCAAAAAGGAGACCATGGAGATGTTGGTCTACCCGGACCTCCAG GTGTAAAAGGACCAAGTGGTTCCAATGGAACTGCAG GTCCTCCCGGACCACCAGGTGCcaagggagagaaaggagaatCAGGGAAGGAGA TGATCGTGCGTCTTGTGCCGGGTAAAAACCAAGGACGTGTGGAGGTTAAGCATAACAATGTCTGGGGCACCATTTGtgatgacagctttgacagACTAGATGGAATGGTGATCTGTAAGATGTTGGGCTTCACATCCATTGTTAACACCTTCACTGCCACATCAG GTTCTGGTAAGATCTGGCTGGATGAGCTGAGATGCACAGGAACAGAGACGGACATCTTTGACTGCCCACATAATGAAATTGGTGTTCACAACTGTAACCATGACGAGGATGTTGGAGTTCAATGTATCTAG